In Gammaproteobacteria bacterium, the DNA window GGCGGCAGCCAATCTGGCCCAGGGTGGCAGACCCGCCGAGTCACGCGCTACTATTGCGCTGATCGTCGGCATCGTTGCTATTTTGGTTTCAGGCGCCGCGATTATCGGTTCGATCCTCAAGTTGTTCTGAGGGTTGACCCTGCCAGAGATGCGCGCTAAAGCAATCATGATCGCCTGTCTCTGGCAACAATCCAACGCGCATTTACGCGCTAAATAGCCTACCCCTTTAGCTAGAGTTATTGAGTGAAGGCGATCTGCTGTCTCTGCTGGCCAAGAGGCTGTGCGAAAACCACTTTTTATCAAATGCTTGTTGCTTCGAGTTTTGTATAGCATCTTAAGTCACAGTCAGTCCCCAGCGTTCCAGCAACCGCGCCCGGTTCAGCTCCAGCCATTGCAGGGCGATAATCGGCGCGGCGGAATTAATGCGTCCGGCGTCGCGTAGCGCGAAAGCTTCGGCGCGGGAGACGATATGCAGGCGGATATCCTCGTGCTCCTCCGCCACACCTTGTAAGCCACCGATCCGGGACGTATCAACCCGGCCGCAAAATAGGGTAATACTCTCGGAAGTCCCGCCGGGACTGACCAGATAATGGCAGATGGGAATGAGGTCCAGCAACTCACACCCGGCTTCCTCATGCGTTTCGCGGTGCGCTACCTCCTCGGTCGTTTCATGCGGATTGTCCATGATTCCGGCCACGATTTCCAACAACCAGGGACCTCCCGGAAACTCCAGCGCGCCTACCCGGAACTGCTCCAGTAAAACCACTTGGTCATGATCGGGGTCGTATAAAAGAACGGCAACCGCGTGGCCGCGCTCCAAACATTCGCGCGTGATTTCAGGACTCCATCCACCCGCAAACAGCTCATGGCGCAGCCGGTATTTCTCCATGCGGAAGAAACCGCTGTAGCTTATTTTTTTTTCAGTTACTTCAAATTGATAGTTCATATAGGGAGCGCCCATGTTGGCAGGGTCAAATCGAATCAGCAGATATTGTAACCTGGGGTCAGCGCGATGCGTGGGTTGAACCGATGCAGGATGAAGGGAAGGTGGCTGATGTTAGCTCTGGTTCTGGCGTTGACGGCCTGTGACGGTTCTTCAGACTCACCCGAAACGGAAATTCGCGCATTGGTTGCCAAGGCGCAGACCGCCGCCGAGGAACGCAACGCCCGCGAACTCCGTTCATTGATTGCCGAGGATTATATCGATGCCCACAGCAATGACCATAAGGCCATTGAGCGCCTGATCCGATTGCATGTTTTCCGGAATCAGTCGATTCATGTATTCACCCGGATTCAAACCA includes these proteins:
- a CDS encoding NUDIX domain-containing protein, producing the protein MNYQFEVTEKKISYSGFFRMEKYRLRHELFAGGWSPEITRECLERGHAVAVLLYDPDHDQVVLLEQFRVGALEFPGGPWLLEIVAGIMDNPHETTEEVAHRETHEEAGCELLDLIPICHYLVSPGGTSESITLFCGRVDTSRIGGLQGVAEEHEDIRLHIVSRAEAFALRDAGRINSAAPIIALQWLELNRARLLERWGLTVT